Genomic segment of Mercurialis annua linkage group LG6, ddMerAnnu1.2, whole genome shotgun sequence:
AATCTTGTATATTGGAGAAGTCCCCAATACAATGTCGTGAGGCTATTTTTTACTGTATTAGCTGCCTTCATCTTGGGCTCAGTATTTTGGAATATCGGCAGCAAAAGGTAAATACATATCAAGTATCAACATTTAGTTTTGCtggaatttatttaaaaaagctGCACAGAgttctttgattttcttttcgTCTTATTTTATTCTCCTTGGTCTCTAGCCTGAACGTTGATAAGCTTAATGAGGTAGTCGTAATATGTTCTAAGTGGTGTAATATAGATATTTAACTATTATATCCAGTGTCAAGACTGTGTTTGAAAGATATTAAACAACTCAATGTTTGAATTGTTGGCAGGGACACAACTCAAGATTTGTTTGTGGTAATGGGAGCACTTTACTCTGCCTGCATGTTTCTTGGGGTTAATAATGCTTCCTCAGTACAGCCAATAGTTTCTATCGAGAGGACCGTATTCTACAGAGAAAAAGCAGCTGGAATGTACTCTCCGTTAGCCTATGCAGGAGCCCAGGTATGAGTAGATGCATTTATAGTTATTGCAGTGAAGAGTTTGGACAGAAAGATTTGTGATGAATAATGATAAAACTTTTTATGGACAGGGTCTTGTGGAGATTCCATACATCATTTTGCAAACAGTTTTATATGGGCTCATCACATATTTTatgattggttttgaaacgacAGCTGGTAAGATCCAAATATATACCCATCAAGTATTTTCTTCATATCCCTCTAGAATAGATTAAATTGATGAAAACAAAACTTACTGATGTTGAATACATCTGTGATCCTGCAGGCAAATTTTTTCTCTATTTGTTGTTCATGTTCCTCACATTCACCTACTTCACATTCTATGGCATGATGGCCATTGGTCTTACGCCAAATCAACACATGGCAGCTGTTATCTCGTCCGCATTTTATTCTTTATGGAATCTTCTCTCAGGTTTCCTTATCCCCATGTCGGTAAGTACTCTCTTCATATAAATTACTGTTTCAAACTCTTAATTGTATGCAGATTCATTAGGCAGCTTCTTTCCAACTCTAGAATCCCAAAGTTTTGCTTCATCTGATACTTACTATAGAACATAATTGGCCTACTGTATTCTGAATTTATGgagataattaaaatgcatttTTTTCTCATCCTGTATGAGTAGTTAGAACATATCTTTTTCCTACGTCAATAAATTGATGGATTAAAAAATAAGACATGTTAGCGAATTATTGCTTTTGGGGCCATCTTTAGAAATTTATCTGTTCAACCAACATTGGTTCTTAATGATATTATTTCCTACTATTCTATTACAGAAAATTCCGGGATGGTGGATATGGTTCTATTACATCTGCCCTATTGCTTGGACTCTGCAAGGCGTTATTAGTTCTCAGCTTAGTGATGTTGAGGAAATTATAGTAGGACCAGGGTTTGAAGGCACAGTCaaagaatatttgaaagttAATTTTGGCTATGAAACCAGTATGGTTGGAGTTTCAGTAGCAGTTCTTTTTGGCTTTTGTATCCTTTTCTTTTCCGTCTTTGCATTCTCTATCAAAGTTCTAAACTTCCAAAGAAGATGAGCAACGGATTTTGATGGAAATCACATGAGAAAATAACTGGAACTTGATTCGAGGTACAATAAGTTTATATCATAATATTTCTTACTCGCTTTATTCATAGTCCATATATTTGAGGTGTGCAGGTCGGACTTGGTTCGATTTTATTCAATGaaattttaaaccaaatcaTTCTATAAGACATAAAATGAAAATCAAACTGcaccaaatatttatataaaatatcagtttGATTGACAAATAGTAATTTTTTCCCATTTATGGTAATGACTAGGTTAAGTAACTATAAATTGAAGTCTGCTGCCAATTATAAATAAGTTTGTTTTTGTGATGCAGAGGTTTCATTTTGGTGCCAGCTGAGTTGTGACTATGCTAAAGGGTGGTCTGAGAGACTGGGATGGAGACTAATCTTTAGCCTAGAACACAttgtttttagtaaatttttacAAGTAGTTTTCTATTCCCCATATAAATATTAACGTTTAGTTGTTTTGAGATAATAGAAATAGATGTGTGTGAATTAATAATAAGCAACGATTGGAAAATGATAAGTATATTCTTTCTAACAAAGTAAAAAAAGGTCTATATTAATTGTTTGGAGATGATTGGAATAATAGTTTAGGAAAAACATTAGTACCAGCCagtaaatatttatgtttacAGCTAAAGAAATGTATAAGGTGTAGCTGGCAATGGCatgaatgaaaaataaattggtCAATACTTAAATGTAGTGAAAAAGATGGAGAAGCCAGCGCATGAGTTGCTATGGCTTGCTCCATAAGATAAGAGTGAGAGTTTGGACATAAGCTTCTAAACTGGCTCTCTTTCCCAAGTCAAGAACAATAAACTGGAAATTGAAAAGCAACTAGTATGGGTTTAGGACTAAATATTCGATATGGAAATGAAAATCGGAATGGAAATAATGGTAATGATGAAGAAAGGATTAAGGGATTAGGTTTTGATCTCTCATGGAATCAATCCAATACAAAATAGAATCTAATGTCTTGCATCTCATTGTAAAACCCCACCCATCAGATTTTGCTCTGCTTCCCAGCAGTTTGACAGGACATCGGAACAAAGAATCCACAAATTCCCAATTAGCCAAATCTTCCATCTCTGTCTCCACTAAACCTTCCTTCTCCACAATCTCTTTCCAAACTCTCTTCTTATCACTCATTTCCTTTGCAAAACAGAATTCCTCCACCAACATATCTTGAGGCACTTGCGCATCAAATTTCTTTCCAAGCATTGGCCATATCTCCTTCCAACTGAAACTCGAGCCGTTGATTGAATTAAACGCCTGACCTTCAGTTGACCCTATTTCATCATTAGTAGCTGCCCAGATGTGATGTTCCGCCACTAGCCGAGCATCAGATGCATCAATGCACGCCTCGTCCCAACACCCCCTTGTCCCACCAAACACAAAAGGCAGATTTAAATACTTGCATATAGATCCGTACACACACAGACTACCCACAACATTGTACATAGTCCTATTTGAATTTCCCATCAACAATCCTGGCCTTAGCACAGACCATGCCACCTCACCCGCTAATCTTTCTTTTAGTAAATCCTCAAGAACATAGTAGAAATTACAGGCCTCGCCTACTCTGGGGCAACCCTCATCGTAGAAACGAACTTGTTTGTCGGGGATACTGCTATTTCCTTGCTGCAGCGAGACATAGTGCTTCATTCCAGTCTGGAGTGAGAAATGCTTCAGCGCATCATTATTCGGAAGGATGGCATTTAAGGCATTGGACATCATAGCCATGTTCTGATCACAGCATTGTTTGGTGTCTAGAGGACATTGACCAGCCCAAGCGACCCAAAACATGTGTGTCACATCCTGTATATCAGAGAGCTGCTTCTGTGTTTCTTGAGGTAGAAGTAAGTCACATGATATGAAACTATATTTGGGATTTTGGATAGGAAAAGTTTCATATCTTCTAGCTATACCATACACCTTTTTCCATTTGGAGTTTGAGATGAGCTTTTTGGCTAATTCTCTTCCGACGAGCCCAGTTACCCCGAAAATCACAGCCACATTTCCGACAGGAGCAGCTTCTTCTGTTGCTATGTTATTGGATTCTTTGAACATCTTTGGATTGGAAATAGCACATTGTAGCCGCAGTTATTTATAGAGATTGTCAATAGAAGAGTCACAGTACACCTAATTTATAGTTAGATAACCTTTTTTTAAGGGTCAATAATTGGACTacaa
This window contains:
- the LOC126686366 gene encoding (S)-8-oxocitronellyl enol synthase CYC2, which codes for MFKESNNIATEEAAPVGNVAVIFGVTGLVGRELAKKLISNSKWKKVYGIARRYETFPIQNPKYSFISCDLLLPQETQKQLSDIQDVTHMFWVAWAGQCPLDTKQCCDQNMAMMSNALNAILPNNDALKHFSLQTGMKHYVSLQQGNSSIPDKQVRFYDEGCPRVGEACNFYYVLEDLLKERLAGEVAWSVLRPGLLMGNSNRTMYNVVGSLCVYGSICKYLNLPFVFGGTRGCWDEACIDASDARLVAEHHIWAATNDEIGSTEGQAFNSINGSSFSWKEIWPMLGKKFDAQVPQDMLVEEFCFAKEMSDKKRVWKEIVEKEGLVETEMEDLANWEFVDSLFRCPVKLLGSRAKSDGWGFTMRCKTLDSILYWIDSMRDQNLIP